The DNA sequence AAAAAACACGACTCGGAACAATGGATGCATCACAGAGTGCTACCAACAGAGCTAAGGGAAAGAGTGCGACGCTATGATCAATACAAATGGATGGAAACGAGAGGAGTCGATGAGGAGAGCTTGGTCCAAAACTTACCAAAAGACCTTAGAAGAGACATCAAAAGGCACCTCTGTCTCAATTTAGTTAGACGAGTAAGTATACTCTACTTGGACGACTGAGCTAGCAAAGCTTcccattcaatttcatttcatacGATAAATGTTCAGGTCCCTCTCTTTGCAAACATGGATGATCGATTGCTCGATGCCATTTGTGAGAGGCTTAAACCCAGTTTATACACAGACAACACATTCGTGCTTCGTGAAGGAGACCCGGTGGATGAAATGCTCTTCATCATCCGCGGCCGCTTGGACAGTGTGACAACAGATGGTGGGAGATCCGGTTTCTTCAATCGAGGCACCCTGAGAGAAGGCGATTTCTGTGGAGAGGAGCTCCTCACATGGGCTCTGGATCCAAAGGCTGCTTCCAACTTCCCTCCATCCACGCGTACTGTCAAAGCTTTGACAGAGGTGGAGGCTTTCGCTCTTACAGCAGACGAACTGAAGTTCATCACCAGTCAGTTTAGGCGCCTCCATAGCCGACAGGTGCAGCAGACGTTCCGATACTACTCACAGCAGTGGAGGACTTGGGCAGCCACTTTCATTCAAGCAGCATGGCGTCGGCATTCAAGAAGAAAGGTTGCTGAGCTTAACCAGAGTGAGTGTGACGACAGTGGATCGGATTACAGCAGCGAAGATGATTACTATGAAGATGATGTGCAAGCTCGACTGATCGGTCCAAGCACCTCGTCGAGGTCGGATACAGGTAGTTCTTCCAGGTTTAAGACAACCTTGTTTGCCTCGAGATTCGCTAGCAACGCTATGCGTGGAGTCAGCAGAATTCGTGGCAAATCAGGTGCTGGGAAGATCAAATTGGCCAAACCACCTGAGCCAGACTTCTCTGGTACTAACTAGTTAGCTCCTGTGCTACATCATATTAGGCCAAAGGCATGATCTACCTACACTTCCTACATTACTGGTTATTTGTGTAGAACTAATTCATTTTGAAGCAGCAATTCAAGTAGCATTATTACTGTAATCACTTAAACATATATTGCAGAAAATTTCCATTCCTGTAGCCTCAAAAATGTTTTCAAACGGCAATGACAAACTAGGCTCAATTCAAACAAGAATTTCAAAAGCTACTTACTGAACATCATAGATTACAGAGTGAGGCTACTTTTGGGGGATATTCTTTCCCACGATTTTGGCCGGTGTGATGCGGAGCAGGTTGCCTGGTTTACCAGGAACGGCACCTTTGATCATCACGACATTGAGTTCGTTGTCAATCTTGATAACCTTGAGCTTTCTGATCTTCGTCTTGGTGCCTCCCATTCTCCCGGGCATTTTCTTGCCCGGGTAGACACGTCCTGGAGTAGTTCCGGCACCAATGGAGCCGAGTTGCCTATGGCTCTTGGACCCGTGAGTCATAAGCCCTCTCTTGAAATTGTGTCTCTTGATTCCACCTAATAATAGTTAATATTAGCATACTCAAATATCAATTCACCAACACATCTCCAAAAACAGATAGTTTTATATTCTCAACCAACAACatcctttttatttatgtatctACGCTCAATCTCGTcgaatatattcaaattatggTGAGTAATTTTTCTGGAATTACAGCTAAAATAATCACAGCTTCATCCTTGCTCAATTTTATGTGTCTACACTAAAATAATTACAGTTTCGTCTTCGattctcaaattattttagtaatttgacATTTTGCCATCCGATTTCTAACCTAGATAGCAAAAAAAGAAGCAATTGGCAGTATGATTATGAAAACCGCGAAATTGTACCTTGGAACCCCTTTCCAATGGTGGTTCCGGAAACGTCGACTAAATCGCCTTCCTTAAAAAGCTCCTCCAACGCCAGGCGCTGATTAGGCTCGAAGCCTTCGACGGACTGCAGCCGGAACTCCTGCAAGTGGCGGAGCGGAATGATTCCGGACTTCTCCAAGTGGCCGAGCTCCGGTTTAGTGAGTTTCCGGTCGCGAATCCTGCGGTAACCGACTTGGACGGCGTCGTAGCCGTCGGTGGCCTTGGTCTTGACCTGAGTGACAATGTTGCCCTCGCGGAAGCCGACGATGGTGACGGGGATGACTTGGCCGGTGGTGTCGAAGTAGGACATCATGCCTAATTTGGTGGCCATGAGGCCGATTCCGGCCTCCATTGAGGCGGAGATGGTGGGGGGTTTGGAGGGGGAGGCattgagagagagggaggagaAGCGCTTCAAGGGGAGGCGGAGGaggaaggaggaggagggggaggaggaggaggcggaggaggagaagcGCTTGGAGGTGGTGGGGATGGTTGCGGAGAGAGAAGAGATTGACATTGTTGATGCAGAGAAATTTAGATTGGTTTCCTTATCCACTCCCTCAGTTAAGAGAGCTACTGCAAACATCTCTGCATAATTTTTTACCCTTTTATAGACTGGGCCTTGTGAATATTAAAAGCCCAATTATTTACCCTTTGATAGAATGGGCCTTTG is a window from the Salvia hispanica cultivar TCC Black 2014 chromosome 1, UniMelb_Shisp_WGS_1.0, whole genome shotgun sequence genome containing:
- the LOC125200724 gene encoding 50S ribosomal protein L3, chloroplastic; this translates as MSISSLSATIPTTSKRFSSSASSSSPSSSFLLRLPLKRFSSLSLNASPSKPPTISASMEAGIGLMATKLGMMSYFDTTGQVIPVTIVGFREGNIVTQVKTKATDGYDAVQVGYRRIRDRKLTKPELGHLEKSGIIPLRHLQEFRLQSVEGFEPNQRLALEELFKEGDLVDVSGTTIGKGFQGGIKRHNFKRGLMTHGSKSHRQLGSIGAGTTPGRVYPGKKMPGRMGGTKTKIRKLKVIKIDNELNVVMIKGAVPGKPGNLLRITPAKIVGKNIPQK